CGATCGCGGCGACGTTGCCATCGGGGCGCGTCATCTCCGGCACGATCGACCGGCTGCTGGTCGGCGACGGCGTCGTCCGCGCGATCGATTACAAGACCGGCCGCAGCGTGCCGGACGACGTGGCCGGCGTGCCGGACTATCATCTGCGCCAGATGGCCGCTTATCACGCCGCGCTGGAGGTGATCTTCCCCGGCGCGCGCATCGAGGTGGCGTTGCTCTACACGGCCGGGCCGCGGCTGATCGACCTGCCGGGCGCGCTGCTCGACCCGGTCAAGCGCCGCTTCTCCGGCCCGGAGCAAAGCTTGCCCGCCGGTGGTTGAGCGCGCGCACCCGGCACCCTAGTTTCATCTCATCCAAGGAGAATGACATGGCCACCAAGACGATCACCGACGCCAGCTTCCAGAACGACGTGCTGTCTGCCGACAAGCCGGTGCTGGTCGATTTCTGGGCGGAATGGTGCGGCCCGTGCAAGATGATCGGCCCGTCGCTGGAGGAGATCAGCGAGGAACTGGGTGAGCAGGTGACGATCGCCAAGCTCAACATCGACGAAAATCCCGACGCCCCCGGTCAGTATGGCGTGCGCGGCATCCCGACGATGATCCTCTTCAAGGGCGGCGTGCCGGCGGCGACCAAGATCGGCGCGGAGCCGAAAGGGCGGATCAAGGCGTGGCTCGAAGGCGAACTGGGCTGAGCATGTCGGCGGCGCTGCTGATGACACAGCGCGCCGCCACTTTCGTCTGCAATGATCCCGTGAGCGGTGGAGGAAGCACGTAGTCGATCGGAGAGTTCCGAGAGCCGCTATGGCCGGGAACATACTGCCGAGGCGATCCGACCCACACGGCGGGCGCCCGCCAGCATCAAGTCAGCGGGATCATCACAGTGTCGGCATAGCCCGGCCGCGCCTGCAAACGCGCGTACCAATCGGCGAGATGCGGAAGCGGCACGCGGTCCAGCCCCAGCGCGAAGAACGTATGCGCATAAACCCCCATCGGCACGTCTGCCACGCCGAACGCGGCACCTGACAGCCACGGTGCCTCGCCGAGTTGCCGGTCGAGCACGCTCATCAAGCGCCCGCACGCCACGATCGATTGCGCCACGGCCTCGTCGTCGCGCTGCCCGGCCGCGCGCCGCACGAGGTTGAAGAACGCCCCGCGCTGCGCATCGGCGTAGCTGAACTGCCAGTCCATCCAGCGGTCCGCCAACGCACGTCGCGCCGGATCGGCCGGCCACATCGTATCGTCGCCATATCGCGCCGCCAGATAGCGCAGGATCGCGTTCGATTCCCACAGCACCAGCCCGTCGTCCTCGATCGTCGGGATCAGCGCATTCGGATTCTTCGCCAGATAGGCGTCGTCCATTCCGAACGCGCCGCCGACATCGTGACGCCGGTACGTCAGCCCGAGTTCCTCGGCGAGCCAGACCACCTTCTTGACGTTATGTGAGTTCAGCCGCCCCCAGATCGTCAGCATGGCCGCCTCAGCTCCGATAATCGGCGTTGATCGAGATGTAGCCGTGCGTCAGGTCGCAGGTCCAGACGGTCGCGCGGCCGTCGCCGAGCCCCAGATCGACGCCGATCTCGACTTCCTCTCCCTTCAGATGCGCCGCGACCGGCGCTTCGTCATAGCCGGTCACCGCCACGCCGCGTTCGGCGACAGGGGTGGCGCCGAACCGGATCGCCAGCTTGTCGCGCTCGGCGGGTTCGCCAGCCTTGCCGACCGCCATGACGACGCGCCCCCAATTGGCATCCTCGCCGGCGATCGCCGTCTTCACCAGCGGCGAATTGGCGATCGACATTGCGATGCGGTGTGCCGAGCGGTCGCTTTCCGCGCCCTCCACCGTCACTTCGATCAGCTTCGTCGCACCCTCGCCGTCGCGCACCACCAGCAACGCCAGCTGCCGGCAGACATCGGACAGCGCGGCGCGGAACGCATCCGCCCCGTCGCTGTCGTCATCGGAGAGTGGCGCATTGCCCGCCACGCCGGTCGCGAACGCCAGCACGGTGTCGCTGGTCGAGGTGTCGCCGTCGACCGTGATGCACGAAAAGCTGCGCACGTTCGCCGCGGACAGCGCGGCTTGCAGGAATGGCGCTTCGACCGCGGCATCGGTGAAGATGAAGCCGAGCATCGTCGCCATGTCCGGCGCGATCATGCCCGAGCCCTTAATGATCGCGGCGATCGTCACCGTCCGTCCGTCGACCACCGCGGTCGCTTCGACGCCCTTCGGATAGGTGTCGGTGGTGCCGATCGTCTCCGCGGCGGCGCGCCAGTCCGCGGCCGGCGCGACGAAGGCGGCGGCAAGCCCGGCCTGCGCCTTGTCGATCGGCAGCGGCACGCCGATCACGCCGGTCGAAGCGACGAACACGTCGGATGGCCGGCAGCCGAGCGACTGCGCGGTCTGCGCGGCGATCGCCTCCACGGCATCGCGCCCGCGGTCGCCGGTGAAGGCGTTGGAATTGCCGGCGTTGACGACCAGGGCCCGCGCCTCGCCCAGCACCAGCGCCTTGCGGCACCATTCCACCTCCGGCGACGGGCATTTCGACTGCGTCAGCACGCCCGCCACGGTCGTGCCCAGCGTGAACTCCGCCAATGTCAGGTCGGTGCGGTCCCACGTCTTGTACTGCGCACGCGCCACGCGCAGGCGGACACCGGCGACCGGCGCCATATCGGGGAAGGGCGTGGCGAGTGGGGAGATCGACGTCGACATGCCGCTGCCTTAGCTTCGCCGTCCCCGTGCGCAAAGGGGCTCTGCATGGCGCCGGCGACGTGGGCGTCGGACTGGCGGTTCCGCCGCCGTGATCGTCGCAGGCTGCGGGTGCGACGCATCGCACCTGCTTCCAGGCAGGCCCTCGTTCCGCTTCGGTCGCCAAATTGATGGTTTACCGGCATGCGGGCGGTGGACGTCCACGCGCGTGCATCCTATGTCCGCTCGCGTGAATCTGCTGCTGCTCCTCTCCGCGCTGCTTTCCGCGCTGACCGGCGTCACCGGCAGCGTGCGTCAGCCGCAGGTCGCCCAGGCGGTTGCGCAGCAGGTGAAGGCGGCGGCAATCGCCTCCGCCGCGCTGCGCATCGCCGCGCGTCCGGTGCAGGCGCTTGCGTCGCTTCACGACAGCAGCACCGCGCCGCATGCACGCGCCGTCGCGATATTCGCGATCGAGCCGATTTTTGCGAGTCGCCGACGCGAATAAGCGCGCACTCGCTTTTCACGCCTTTTCCCTTGCGCGGCCGCCGGACGGGCGGAGCCGCGCCGCTTCCAGATACAGGAACACGCCCATGTTCGGCGGCATTGCCAAATCGCTCTTCGGTTCGTCCAACGACCGCTACGTCAAGTCGCTCAACCCGATCCTCGCCAAGATCGCATCGTTCGAGCCGACGCTGCAGGCAATGGACGACGCCTCGCTCGCCAACCAGACGGTGCTGTTCCGCGAGCGGATGGCGAACGGCGAGACGCTCGACCAGTTGCTGCCCGAGGCGTTCGCCACGGTCCGCGAGGCAGCGAGCCGCGTGCTGGGTCAGCGTCACTACGACGTACAGATGATCGGCGGCATCGTCCTCCACCGCGGTGAGATCGCGGAGATGCGCACCGGCGAGGGCAAGACGCTGGTCGCCACGCTCGCCACCTATCTCAACGCGCTGCCGGGCGAGGGCGTCCACGTCATCACCGTCAACGATTACCTCGCCAGCCGCGACGCCGACTGGATGGGTCGCGTCTATCGCTTCCTGGGGCTGACCACCGGCGTGATCGTCCCCAATCTGTCCGACGAGCAGCGCCGCGATGCCTATGCTGCCGACATCACCTACGGCACGAACAACGAATTCGGCTTCGACTATCTGCGTGACAACATGAAGTACGATCGTGCTTCGATGGTGCAGCGCCCGTTCGCGATGGCGATCGTCGATGAGGTCGATTCGGTGCTGATCGACGAGGCGCGCACGCCGCTCATCATCTCCGGGCCGACCGACGACAAGTCGGAGCTGTACATCGGTGTCGATGCGATCGTGAAGCAGCTGAACGAGGAAGATTACGAGAAGGACGAGAAGCAGAAGTCGATCGTCCTGACCGAGGATGGCACCGAGCGCGCCGAGCGGTTGCTGGAAGCCGCCGGGCTGCTGGAAGGCGCAAACCTCTACGATTTCGAGAATACGCAGGTGGTGCACCATCTCAACCAGGCGTTGCGCGCGAACGCGATGTTCAAGCGCGACACGGATTACATCGTCAAGGACGACAAGGTCGTCATCATCGACGAATTCACCGGGCGCATGATGGACGGCCGTCGCTGGTCGGACGGCCTGCACCAGGCCGTCGAGGCGAAGGAGGGCGTGCAGATCGAGCCCGAGAACCAGACCATGGCTTCGATCACGTTCCAGAATTATTTCCGTATGTATCCCAAGCTGGCCGGAATGACCGGCACCGCCGCGACCGAGGCGGCGGAATTCTACGACATCTACAAGATGAACGTCGTCACGATCCCGACCAACAAGCCGGTGCACCGCGTCGATGAAGAAGACGAATTCTACAAGGACACGCAGGACAAGTTCCGCGCGATCGCCAAGAAGATCCGCGAACATGCCGAAACCGGGCAGCCGGTGCTGGTCGGCACCGTCTCGATCGAGAAATCGGAGCTGCTCAGCGAGTTCCTGCGCCAGGAAGGTGTCGACCATTCGGTGCTGAACGCCCGCTATCACGAGCGTGAGGCGCATATCGTGGCGCAGGCCGGGCGGCTGGGCGCGGTGACGATCGCCACCAACATGGCGGGCCGTGGCACCGACATCCAGCTGGGCGGCAATCTGGAGATGCGCGTCGAGGACGAGCTGGCCGGAATGCCGGAAGGGCCGCAGCGCGACGCCGCCGTCGAGCAGATCCGTGCCGAGATCGGTGCCGAGAAGCAGAAGGTGCTCGAAGCCGGTGGGTTGTTCGTGCTCGCGACCGAGCGTCACGAGAGCCGCCGCATCGACAACCAGTTGCGTGGCCGGTCGGGGCGGCAGGGCGATCCGGGGCTCAGCCGCTTCTACCTGTCGCTCGATGACGACCTGCTGCGCATCTTCGGCCCGGACACGCTGTTCGCCAAGATGATGCGCAACAACATCAACGATGGCGAGGCGATCGGCAGCAAGTGGCTGACCAAGGCGATCGAGACCGCGCAGAAGAAGGTCGAGGCGCGCAACTACGACATCCGCAAGCAGGTCGTCGAATATGACGACGTGATGAACGACCAGCGCAAGGTGATCTACGAGCAGCGCGCCGACATCATGGACGCCGATACGGTCGGCGACGTGGTGACCGACATGCGCGCCGAGACGGTCAACGCGATCGTCGGCGAAGCCTGCCCGCCGAATTCCTATCCCGAGCAATGGGATGTCGAGGGGATGAAGACGCGGCTCGCCGAGGTGCTCAATCTGGCACCGCCCGTCGACGAGTGGCTGACGGAAGACGCGATCGATCCCGAGATCGTGACCGAGCGCGTGCTGGCCGAGGCCGACGCGCTGGTCGCTGGCAAGGCTGCCGACCTGGAGCCGGACACGTGGACGCAGATCGAGAAGTCGATCCTGCTCCAGAACCTCGACCATCACTGGAAGGAGCATCTCGCGATGCTCGACGCGTTGCGGCAGGTCGTTCACCTGCGCGCCTACGCTCAGAAGACGCCGATCAACGAATACAAGCAGGAGGCTTTCAACCTCTTCCAGCGCATGCTGGAGGCAATTCGCGAGGACGTGACGCGCACGATCGCGTTTGCGCAGTTCCAGATGCAGGCACCGCCGCCGCTGCCCGACCTGCCGGACTTCATCACCACCCATTTCGACCCGTTCACCGGCGAGGATAATTCGAACGACATCGACGCCGGCACGCGCGGGCTGGTAACGACGCAACTCCCGCCGCTCCAGATCCCGCAACCCAGCGGCGCGGACCTCGGGGACGATCCCGCCAACTGGGAAGGGCAGGTCAGCCGCAACGCGCCATGCCCGTGCGGATCGGGGCGCAAGTACAAGCATTGCCACGGCGCCGCCTGACGGGCGCAGGGCGGGGGAACGGTCGGGAACGCCTCCCCCTGCCGTACACCCCGCCGTCCTTGCGGGGATAGCAAAGCGATCCAGAGCCGGGCCAGCGCGCCGTTGAACGCTTCGCCACGCCCGTGCTGACGAACGGGCGGCTGAAGCGCCACTAGATCGGTGACGAAAAACAGGAGTCCTGTTCGACGCTCCTTCGGTCAAGGGAGCGTGACGGCCACGCCTCGCTTGGTATCGTCTTCACCAGTCGTGCGGTTTGGCCTCCCGTCGTTTCATATCGTCGCGCTACTCCGACCGTGATCGGCAGCGGGCGCTTCATGCCGGCGCGAAACATGCGTGACGCGAGCATAAGGCCGGGAGAGCGCAGATACGCCGGGCCGCAGCGTGGCCTGGAATCTGTCACCTGCAGCGCCGACGCACCTTGCCGCGAACCGACGCGCTTGCTTTCGACTGCCGGTGTCGCGTAAGGGCGCGCATCCGCATGGACCCGGTGCAAATCCGGGTGGCTATCCCGGCCGCCGATCCGCCGGGCAACCTCCACGTGTCTTCCCTTCGTCGCGTCATCGTACGCGCGTGGACACGTGTTGCGTTCACGACAGGCACATGACCTCTTTCACTTCCCACTTCCGATCCGCGTGGTGCGCGGATGCGGGCGAGGCACGCCGCGAGATCCTCGCCGGCGTCGTCGTCGCCCTCGCGCTCATCCCCGAAGCGATCGGC
The genomic region above belongs to Sphingomonas phyllosphaerae 5.2 and contains:
- the trxA gene encoding thioredoxin, translating into MATKTITDASFQNDVLSADKPVLVDFWAEWCGPCKMIGPSLEEISEELGEQVTIAKLNIDENPDAPGQYGVRGIPTMILFKGGVPAATKIGAEPKGRIKAWLEGELG
- a CDS encoding glutathione S-transferase family protein codes for the protein MLTIWGRLNSHNVKKVVWLAEELGLTYRRHDVGGAFGMDDAYLAKNPNALIPTIEDDGLVLWESNAILRYLAARYGDDTMWPADPARRALADRWMDWQFSYADAQRGAFFNLVRRAAGQRDDEAVAQSIVACGRLMSVLDRQLGEAPWLSGAAFGVADVPMGVYAHTFFALGLDRVPLPHLADWYARLQARPGYADTVMIPLT
- the argJ gene encoding bifunctional glutamate N-acetyltransferase/amino-acid acetyltransferase ArgJ encodes the protein MSTSISPLATPFPDMAPVAGVRLRVARAQYKTWDRTDLTLAEFTLGTTVAGVLTQSKCPSPEVEWCRKALVLGEARALVVNAGNSNAFTGDRGRDAVEAIAAQTAQSLGCRPSDVFVASTGVIGVPLPIDKAQAGLAAAFVAPAADWRAAAETIGTTDTYPKGVEATAVVDGRTVTIAAIIKGSGMIAPDMATMLGFIFTDAAVEAPFLQAALSAANVRSFSCITVDGDTSTSDTVLAFATGVAGNAPLSDDDSDGADAFRAALSDVCRQLALLVVRDGEGATKLIEVTVEGAESDRSAHRIAMSIANSPLVKTAIAGEDANWGRVVMAVGKAGEPAERDKLAIRFGATPVAERGVAVTGYDEAPVAAHLKGEEVEIGVDLGLGDGRATVWTCDLTHGYISINADYRS
- the secA gene encoding preprotein translocase subunit SecA; its protein translation is MFGGIAKSLFGSSNDRYVKSLNPILAKIASFEPTLQAMDDASLANQTVLFRERMANGETLDQLLPEAFATVREAASRVLGQRHYDVQMIGGIVLHRGEIAEMRTGEGKTLVATLATYLNALPGEGVHVITVNDYLASRDADWMGRVYRFLGLTTGVIVPNLSDEQRRDAYAADITYGTNNEFGFDYLRDNMKYDRASMVQRPFAMAIVDEVDSVLIDEARTPLIISGPTDDKSELYIGVDAIVKQLNEEDYEKDEKQKSIVLTEDGTERAERLLEAAGLLEGANLYDFENTQVVHHLNQALRANAMFKRDTDYIVKDDKVVIIDEFTGRMMDGRRWSDGLHQAVEAKEGVQIEPENQTMASITFQNYFRMYPKLAGMTGTAATEAAEFYDIYKMNVVTIPTNKPVHRVDEEDEFYKDTQDKFRAIAKKIREHAETGQPVLVGTVSIEKSELLSEFLRQEGVDHSVLNARYHEREAHIVAQAGRLGAVTIATNMAGRGTDIQLGGNLEMRVEDELAGMPEGPQRDAAVEQIRAEIGAEKQKVLEAGGLFVLATERHESRRIDNQLRGRSGRQGDPGLSRFYLSLDDDLLRIFGPDTLFAKMMRNNINDGEAIGSKWLTKAIETAQKKVEARNYDIRKQVVEYDDVMNDQRKVIYEQRADIMDADTVGDVVTDMRAETVNAIVGEACPPNSYPEQWDVEGMKTRLAEVLNLAPPVDEWLTEDAIDPEIVTERVLAEADALVAGKAADLEPDTWTQIEKSILLQNLDHHWKEHLAMLDALRQVVHLRAYAQKTPINEYKQEAFNLFQRMLEAIREDVTRTIAFAQFQMQAPPPLPDLPDFITTHFDPFTGEDNSNDIDAGTRGLVTTQLPPLQIPQPSGADLGDDPANWEGQVSRNAPCPCGSGRKYKHCHGAA